One Nicotiana tomentosiformis chromosome 4, ASM39032v3, whole genome shotgun sequence genomic window carries:
- the LOC104111745 gene encoding uncharacterized protein, whose product MGNSRAQVNKAHKTRFASKSSRNVHKISSKDKSKIAKPDRNLIKGARAARLQRNKMMREQKRAALLQEKRASSGSNSPPRVIVLFGLSESVDLSALEQDLLKLLSADGNGVLFPAVASSEYKLRATVLKAPHGDVLTCMEMAKVADLIAFVTSASSSNEEDCHIDAFGSHCLSVFRALGLPSTAVLIRDLPSELKKKNDSKKACASSLASEFPEDCKFYPADTKDELHKFLWLFKEQRLSVPHWRNQRPYLMAQKVDILADNSISGKCTLLLSGYIRARSLSVNQLVHITGAGDFQLSKIEVLKDPCPLNVRKGDLMDSDDMNETQVVSCLIPDPMKQEPLLVENVPDPLAGEQTWPTEAEMAEAERNHEERKLKRKTLPKGTSEYQAAWIVEDSDADVSESENEEDDGMVLDEGENAFNSQGRMDEFELDDDQASLSLESDEETETHSMMMDGDNLTKEQIEDEIRKIKEAHAEDEEFPDEVDTPLDVPARKRFAKYRGLKSFRTSSWDPKESLPQEYARIFAFDNFSRTQKHVLSRAREMEQNIDECIPAGSYARLHIREVPIGVANKLNIVTKTMPVTLCGLMQHESKISVLHFSLKKHDSYTAPIKAKEEMIFNLGFRQFVARPIFSSDSFNADKQKMERFLHAGRFSVASIYAPISFPPLPLIALKIKDDATSATVAAVGSLRSIDPDRIILKKIILTGYPQRVSKLKATVRYMFHSPEDVRWFKPVEVWSKCGRRGRVKEPVGTHGAMKCIFNGILQQHDTVCMSLFKRTYPKWPEKWFPMTDA is encoded by the exons ATGGGAAATTCTCGAGCTCAAGTAAACAAGGCTCATAAAACTCGTTTTGCTTCCAAATCCTCTCGTAATGTTCACAAAATTTCTTCAAAAG ATAAGAGCAAAATTGCGAAACCTGATCGCAATCTCATCAAGGGAGCCCGGGCAGCTCGGCTTCAGCGTAATAAAATG ATGAGGGAGCAGAAAAGAGCTGCCCTTTTACAGGAGAAAAGAGCTTCATCTGGATCAAATAGTCCTCCCCGAGTTATT GTTCTGTTTGGTCTATCTGAATCAGTTGATCTTAGTGCGCTTGAACAAGATCTTCTGAAGCTACTGTCTGCAGATGGAAATGGTGTTCTGTTTCCGGCAGTTGCTTCCTCGGAATATAAGTTGAGAGCAACG GTCTTAAAAGCACCTCATGGTGATGTCTTGACATGTATGGAGATGGCCAAG GTTGCTGATTTAATTGCTTTTGTCACATCTGCAAGTTCCTCTAATGAAGAAGATTGTCATATAGATGCATTTGGATCTCACTGCCTTTCGGTCTTTAGAGCCCTTGGTCTTCCTAGTACTGCAGTGCTGATTCGT GATCTGCCCAGTGagttaaaaaagaaaaatgattcaAAGAAGGCATGTGCATCTAGCCTGGCTTCTGAATTTCCAGAGGACTGCAAGTTTTATCCAGCAGATACAAAGGATGAGTTGCATAAG TTCTTATGGCTTTTTAAGGAGCAAAGGCTCTCAGTACCTCATTGGCGTAATCAACGGCCATATCTAATGGCTCAAAAG GTCGACATATTAGCTGATAATTCCATTTCAGGAAAATGTACACTCCTCCTCTCTGGTTATATTCGTGCTCGTAGCCTGTCTGTGAATCAGCTG GTTCACATAACAGGTGCTGGAGATTTTCAGTTATCCAAGATTGAAGTTCTCAAGGATCCATGTCCCCTGAACGTGAGAAAAGGGGACTTAATGGATTCTGATGATATGAATGAGACACAG GTCGTCAGTTGCTTGATTCCTGACCCTATGAAGCAAGAGCCTTTACTTGTTGAGAATGTCCCTGATCCATTGGCTGGAGAGCAG ACATGGCCTACTGAAGCAGAAATGGCTGAAGCAGAAAGAAATCACGAGGAAAGAAAGCTGAAAAGGAAAACTCTTCCTAAGGGCACTTCTGAATACCAG GCTGCTTGGATTGTAGAAGATTCAGATGCTGATGTTTCTGAGAGCGAGAATGAAGAAGATGATGGTATGGTCTTGGACGAAGGGGAGAATGCCTTTAATAGCCAAGGGCGTATGGATGAATTTGAGCTCGATGATGACCAGGCTTCTCTATCACTCGAGTCAGATGAAGAAACTGAGACTCATTCTATGATGATG GATGGTGATAACCTGACCAAGGAACAAATAGAAGACGAGataagaaaaattaaagaagCACATGCTGAGGATGAAG AATTCCCCGATGAAGTGGATACACCATTGGATGTTCCTGCTAGGAAGCGTTTTGCCAAGTACAGAGGCCTCAAGTCTTTCAGAACTTCCTCCTGGGATCCCAAA GAATCTCTACCTCAAGAGTATGCTAGAATATTTGCATTTGACAATTTTAGTAGGACGCAGAAGCATGTACTGTCTAGAGCCCGAGAGATGGAACAGAACATTGATGAATGTATACCAGCTGGTTCATATGCAAGGCTCCATATCCGGGAAGTTCCAATTGGCGTGGCAAACAAGTTAAATATTGTAACGAAGACAATGCCTGTGACCCTGTGTGGTCTGATGCAGCATGAGTCTAAAATTTCTGTCCTCCACTTCAG CTTGAAAAAGCATGACAGTTACACTGCTCCAATAAAagctaaagaagaaatgatattCAATCTTGGCTTTCGCCAGTTTGTTGCAAG GCCGATATTTTCTTCAGATAGCTTTAATGCTGACAAGCAAAAAATGGAGAGGTTTCTTCATGCCGGACGTTTTTCAGTAGCTTCAATATATGCTCCTATTTCATTTCCTCCCCTTCCTTTAATTGCCTTGAAGATTAAAGACGACGCAACTTCTGCCACTGTTGCTGCCGTTGGCTCTTTGAGAAGTATTGACCCAGATAGGATTATTCTAAAGAAAATTATTTTAACCGG TTACCCTCAACGAGTATCAAAATTGAAAGCGACTGTAAGATACATGTTTCATAGCCCAGAGGATGTCAGATGGTTCAAG CCTGTTGAAGTTTGGTCAAAATGTGGTCGCCGTGGTCGCGTTAAGGAACCTGTCGGTACACATG GGGCAATGAAGTGTATCTTCAATGGAATCCTCCAGCAGCATGACACTGTATGCATGAGTTTGTTTAAACGCACATACCCCAAGTGGCCAGAAAAGTGGTTCCCAATGACAGATGCTTAA